Proteins from one Setaria italica strain Yugu1 chromosome V, Setaria_italica_v2.0, whole genome shotgun sequence genomic window:
- the LOC101753014 gene encoding zinc finger protein ZAT12, translating to MTLTRHEAEDRREMEGLRADAVARLSLSSSPESSSSAAAGGDRPSSSSAASRKAMAAEGVFECKTCSRRFASFQALGGHRTSHTRLQARMLSDPAGAAAAAERDRARVHECAVCGLEFSMGQALGGHMRRHRGEAPPASHDGAAQSGQAMPDLNLPPLEDGDGGQDQQQSADRSSEPQLLNLLV from the coding sequence atGACGCTTACGAGGCACGAAGCGGAGGACAGAAGGGAGATGGAGGGGCTCCGGGCGGACGCCGTCGCGCGGCTCTCGCTGTCGTCGTCGCCTGAGTCTTCTtcttcggcggcggccggcggcgacaggccgtcgtcgtcgtctgccgCGAGCAGGAaggccatggcggcggagggcgtGTTCGAGTGCAAGACGTGCAGCAGGCGCTTCGCCTCGTTCCAGGCGCTCGGCGGGCACCGGACCAGCCACACGCGGCTGCAGGCGCGGATGCTCAGCGacccggcgggcgcggcggcggccgccgagaGGGACAGGGCGCGGGTGCACGAGTGCGCCGTCTGCGGGCTCGAGTTCTCCATGGGCCAGGCGCTCGGCGGGCACATGCGCCGCCACAGGGGGGAGGCGCCGCCAGCCTCGCACGACGGCGCCGCGCAGTCGGGGCAGGCCATGCCGGACCTCAACTTGCCGCCGTtggaggacggcgacggcggccaagATCAACAACAATCGGCTGATCGGAGCTCGGAGCCTCAGCTGCTCAACCTGCTTGTATAG
- the LOC101752602 gene encoding uncharacterized protein LOC101752602 encodes MEMFFGSFLSESASSQNLFGHPDVERCPFLRNINGATTFSFTSALPVAARGGKGPIFEDGPGFESAFKLFHGRDGIVPLSERSYVPDESHNENINVKTEPALPFNPLAARAATISLSAFGPFGFGFFNGKGKRQNKKPNNLDQSHQKPKTPDQSSMKQKGVNPPSHEAFSEEWLENGQCPLARSYRAMSGVLPLVAKALQPPAGMKLKCPPAVVAIRAALARTALVKSLRPQPLPAKMVAIALLGMAANIPLGVWREHTKKFSPQWFAAVHAAVPLIAMLRKSVVMPRTAMAFTIAASIIGQTIGSRAERIRLRNLAAMGAVNATTTAAMYPNKNGNCSDTEGKAWDPLETKMAGSAARGAPAPTTSMCF; translated from the exons ATGGAAATGTTTTTCGGCAGCTTTCTCAGTGAATCAGCATCATCACAGAACCTTTTTGGCCACCCAGATGTTGAGAGATGCCCATTCCTGAGAAACATCAATGGAGCTACAACCTTTTCATTTACTTCTGCGTTGCCAGTAGCT GCCCGAGGAGGCAAGGGTCCAATTTTTGAGGATGGACCAGGCTTTGAGTCAGCATTCAAGCTTTTCCATGGCAGGGATGGAATAGTTCCCCTTTCAGAAAGATCGTATGTGCCTGATGAGAGCCACAATGAGAACATTAATGTGAAGACCGAACCTGCTCTGCCGTTTAATCCATTGGCTGCTAGAGCAGCCACAATAAGTCTATCAGCATTTGGACCATTTGGTTTTGGCTTTTTCAACGGCAAGGGCAAAAGGCAGAACAAGAAGCCCAACAATCTAGATCAGTCCCACCAGAAACCCAAGACACCAGATCAGTCTTCCATGAAA CAAAAGGGAGTCAACCCACCATCACACGAGGCATTCAGCGAAGAATGGTTGGAAAATGGCCAGTGCCCACTTGCGCGGTCTTATCGGGCAATGAGTGGTGTTTTGCCCCTTGTCGCCAAGGCTTTACAGCCACCAGCTGGTATGAAGCTGAAGTGCCCACCTGCTGTGGTTGCTATCCGAGCCGCCCTTGCACGAACTGCACTTGTGAAATCCCTCCGACCGCAGCCACTGCCTGCAAAGATGGTAGCCATTGCACTACTGGGAATGGCAGCAAATATCCCTCTTGGTGTCTGGAGGGAGCACACCAAGAAGTTCTCTCCTCAGTGGTTCGCAGCTGTCCATGCTGCTGTTCCCTTAATTGCAATGCTGCGGAAGTCTGTTGTGATGCCCAGGACTGCGATGGCATTCACCATAGCAGCCTCCATTATTGGTCAGACTATTGGGTCAAGGGCCGAGCGCATCCGTCTGAGGAATCTGGCTGCAATGGGTGCTGTTAATGCTACAACAACTGCTGCCATGTATCCAAACAAGAATGGGAATTGCAGCGACACTGAGGGCAAGGCATGGGATCCCCTCGAGACAAAGATGGCTGGCTCAGCTGCTAGGGGTGCACCTGCGCCAACCACTAGCATGTGCTTCTGA